In Fusarium oxysporum f. sp. lycopersici 4287 chromosome 11, whole genome shotgun sequence, the following are encoded in one genomic region:
- a CDS encoding serine/threonine protein kinase, whose translation MVATPWTLVRFLDECENAEKKNSSDEIFISTTTIKLLTSKECVSDILKDRNCPNQDVLKKRIYDRRCPAKIIFLILARADMLDRIGEFLSNDFSDHHLPIEVLWTREGYKLKRAKDSDWTTAPFGAGIHYRDVDYFTQKQWPFLAPIFEREFEYALQQGIPLPLVEKGNAIVSGFSSVSKIKMHHAHVPEQIEHSMAMKKMELESEDQIKYVNKEMTNVKSLRLLDHDHLVKAILACTRGKQALFFFPWAKGGDLYNFLKSNSNEGMAAIIWMLDQMVGLCSALSLLADKGYRHGDLKPANILLFPEKSGSYRLKITDVGLSKLHILATSRRLNGTTAKATTRRYSPPEFDLLFDDDGEPVEDSDGIKLSRKFDIWSLGCVFIEFLIWAKLGRQKYKEFDRSMKRDRRFWDSGREDLDDKVKERIQNLEDAVEDTEGDKVVQRVLELALKQMLLVNSDDRSSASDIHKKLESIRDSYSLTTDQDAESDRLQQEQDLSGANDGMDQNEPEPSSTQDEGLHTTAVPSGHTAAMVVTDEEPDMAEQQSAKLLNQWTANPDNEFAKKFFSETSSPSPAGGSRLCDSCLKLYIWEPNATICGRMRDFQTLASTCDMCNLLYAISQRLGLEEDQELHCIRDGSTFKLKGRDGPPILSLFSDPAYNSDDLGSVQVGYPTLSPPESPERYRLFQKWLYVCDNEHGHARDASSGGCAVQMPTRLIYVGESSEHLEDIKDSGFLRYLALSHCWGGSTSLSTLTSNIDKFRSEIPHEQLPLNFQEAIKVTRALKIPYLWIDSLCIIQDDPKDWRREAARMGQVFSNAYCTIAAASAAASNEGFLTPKLNSALSATLKTPEGGLLHISEFMENCNRDLESAPLNTRGWVMQERALSRRTLHFTKTQVYWECGNGLHCERLFKLSNPQSALFADSDFPRAILKYYKGGRITLFQNLYEKYSRLNFSYTSDRPVAILGLEKHLSSVLQTRGEFGVFEQYLARSLLWSRPENIFLNSITFQDDYHVPSWSWMAYEGPITYANIPFDEVEWSTDCLLRSGEETGTNSKRTVLKAVARDLKLDKLDMHDRVKLDEGSGFELSNLRGVVLGKDKKRESRVQVYYVLLVSLSEDEAEQAKVYVRVGVAWLLEHNIAMDGEDVVIY comes from the exons ATGGTTGCGACACCGTGGACCCTAGTTCGTTTCTTGGATGAGTGCGAGAATGCGGAAAAGAAAAATTCGAGCGATGAAATTTTCATCTCGACTACTACGATCAAATTGTTGACATCGAAAGAGTGCGTCAGCGACATCCTAAAGGATCGAAACTGTCCAAATCAAGACGTTTTGAAGAAACGAATTTATGATAGACGTTGCCCTGCGAAGATCATCTTCCTTATCTTAGCTCGAGCCGACATGCTAGATCGTATTGGCGAGTTCTTATCCAATGACTTTTctgatcatcatcttcctaTAGAGGTTCTATGGACGCGCGAAGGGTACAAACTCAAAAGGGCGAAAGATTCAGACTGGACAACTGCTCCCTTCGGAGCAGGAATCCACTATAGAGATGTCGACTATTTCACGCAGAAGCAATGGCCATTCTTGGCCCCTATCTTCGAGAGAGAGTTCGAATATGCGCTACAGCAAGGTATTCCTCTGCCGTTGGTCGAGAAAGGCAACGCGATTGTCTCTGGATTTAGCTCCGTTtccaagatcaagatgcaCCATGCCCATGTTCCAGAGCAGATAGAA CACTCGATGGCCATGAAGAAAATGGAGCTGGAGAGTGAGGACCAAATCAAGTATGTCAATAAAGAGATGACTAACGTGAAGTCTCTTCGATTGCTGGATCACGACCATCTTGTCAAAGCAATTCTCGCCTGTACCAGAGGAAAGCAGGctttattcttcttcccgTGGGCGAAGGGGGGAGACTTGTATAACTTCTTGAAAAGCAATTCTAATGAGGGCATGGCTGCTATCATATGGATGCTGGATCAAATGGTCGGACTCTGCAGCGCTTTGAGTCTGTTGGCGGACAAGGGATATCGACATGGTGACCTCAAGCCTGCCAACATTCTATTGTTCCCTGAAAAGTCTGGTAGCTACCGCCTGAAGATAACAGACGTTGGACTCTCGAAGCTTCACATCCTGGCAACAAGCAGGCGACTAAATGGGACGACTGCCAAGGCTACCACGAGGCGATACAGCCCCCCTGAATTTGACCTCttgtttgatgatgatggggagCCAGTAGAAGACTCTGATGGCATCAAGCTATCACGCAAGTTCGACATTTGGTCTCTCGGTTGCGTCTTCATCGAGTTTCTCATCTGGGCCAAACTGGGCCGGCAAAAGTACAAGGAATTCGACCGGTCTATGAAAAGGGACCGACGTTTCTGGGACTCTGGACGCGAAGACCTTGACGACAAAGTTAAGGAAAGGATACAGAACCTGGAAGATGCTGTAGAGGATACCGAAGGTGACAAGGTCGTCCAACGAGTTCTGGAATTGGCCCTGAAGCAAATGCTCCTTGTCAACAGCGATGATCGTAGCAGTGCGTCAGATATTCACAAGAAATTGGAAAGTATCAGAGATAGCTACA GCCTGACTACCGATCAGGACGCCGAGTCCGACCgtcttcaacaagaacaggaTCTATCAGGCGCAAATGACGGCATGGATCAAAACGAACCTGAGCCGTCTAGTACTCAAGACGAGGGCTTGCACACTACGGCTGTTCCTTCGGGTCATACAGCTGCTATGGTTGTAA CTGATGAAGAACCTGATATGGCG GAACAGCAAAGCGCCAAGCTACTCAATCAATGGACAGCCAATCCCGACAATGAGTTTGCAAAGAAATTCTTCTCGGAAACCAGCAGCCCGAGCCCAGCGGGCGGAAGTCGATTATGCGACTCATGTTTAAAGCTTTATATCTGGGAGCCCAATGCTACAATATGTGGCAGAATGAGGGACTTTCAAACTCTTGCTTCGACATGTGACATGTGCAATCTTCTATACGCCATCTCGCAAAGgcttggtcttgaagagGATCAAGAATTGCACTGCATTCGGGACGGTTCTACATTCAAGTTGAAGGGGCGTGACGGCCCGCCAATCCTTTCCCTGTTCTCTGATCCTG CTTACAATTCTGACGATCTTGGATCCGTCCAAGTGGGATATCCAACTTTGTCCCCTCCAGAAAGTCCTGAACGGTATCGTCTTTTTCAAAAGTGGCTCTATGTTTGTGATAATGAACACGGCCATGCACGAGACGCATCCTCTGGCGGCTGTGCTGTCCAGATGCCCACTAGACTGATTTACGTAGGCGAGTCGAGTGAACATTTGGAGGATATTAAAGATTCTGGCTTCCTACGTTATCTTGCTCTTAGCCACTGCTGGGGAGGCAGCACGAGCCTGTCAACCCTGACGAGCAACATCGATAAATTCCGCAGTGAGATACCACACGAGCAACTGCCTCTTAATTTCCAGGAAGCCATCAAAGTCACCAGAGCACTCAAGATCCCATACTTGTGGATAGACTCATTGTGTATCATCCAGGACGACCCGAAAGACTGGCGACGAGAAGCCGCTCGAATGGGTCAGGTTTTCAGCAACGCCTACTGCACAATCGCAGCGGCATCAGCAGCGGCGTCTAACGAGGGCTTTCTCACTCCAAAGCTCAACTCAGCACTTTCTGCGACCTTGAAAACTCCCGAGGGAGGTCTGCTTCACATTTCGGAGTTTATGGAAAATTGTAACAGAGATTTAGAGTCAGCACCCCTTAATACGCGCGGTTGGGTGATGCAGGAGCGAGCTTTATCTAGAAGAACACTGCACTTCACCAAGACACAAGTTTACTGGGAATGCGGAAATGGACTGCATTGTGAGCGGCTCTTCAAATTGTCGAA TCCCCAATCAGCTCTGTTCGCAGACTCGGATTTCCCCAGGGCGATACTCAAGTACTACAAAGGTGGACGAATCACTCTATTTCAAAATCTTTACGAGAAGTATTCCAGGCTCAATTTCAGCTACACGTCAGACCGACCAGTGGCCATCCTGGGTCTGGAGAAACACCTTTCATCTGTCCTCCAGACTCGCGGCGAGTTTGGTGTCTTTGAGCAGTACCTGGCGAGAAGTCTGCTCTGGTCCCGACCTGAGAATATCTTTCTGAACAGTATCACGTTTCAAGATGACTATCATGTTCCTTCTTGGTCATGGATGGCATACGAGGGTCCGATCACCTATGCGAATATACCTTTTGACGAGGTCGAATGGAGTACAGACTGCTTGCTTCGATCTGGCGAGGAAACCGGTACAAACAGCAAGAGGACTGTGTTGAAAGCAGTTGCTAGAGATCTCAAATTGGACAAGCTGGATATGCACGATAGAGTCAAACTTGATGAAGGGTCTGGGTTCGAACTATCCAACTTGCGGGGGGTTGTCCTTGGTAAAGACAAGAAGCGAGAATCTCGGGTCCAGGTATACTACGTTCTCCTTGTCAGCTTATCCGAAGACGAGGCAGAGCAAGCAAAGGTGTATGTTCGAGTTGGAGTGGCCTGGCTTCTTGAACATAACATCGCAATGGATGGTGAGGATGTTGTGATTTACTAG
- a CDS encoding salicylate hydroxylase, with translation MAAHKSGIKVIIVGAGFGGLTAAIECHRQGHDVEIYESFPELKVLGDIISFGGNAGRIFNRWSDGEIVARLRPLCIDIQEYGFRIHRWDTGEVVYHQKRPPPNPEAPVLNGHRGELHEIIFNYARDELGIPIHLGQRVSEYFEDNTQAGIILKTGEKITGDVVIGADGVRSKARELVLGYVDKPKSSGYAVWRAWFSNKDMIQDPCTKEFCENGDTFNGWIGQDVHFLFSTLKGGKDCCWVLTHKDDHDIDESWSFPGKIEEVLELLKDWDPTCRAIVEKTPSVVDWKLVYRDPLPTWISNKGRIALLGDAAHPFLPTSAQGATQAMEDGVTVAVCLKRAGKSNIPGALKAHQSLRYERVKAVQKTGESTRDLWHKTDWGKVKDNPSSIGFPREDWIHQFDAERYAEENFESAFRTPWHEVKDNVLVDEAPTMAQVAG, from the exons ATGGCGGCTCACAAATCCGGTATCAAGGTCATCATCGTTGGGGCCGGCTTTGGCGGTTTGACTGCCGCTATTGAATGCCATCGGCAGGGTCATGACGTTGAGATCTATGAGTCCTTTCCTGAGCTCAAAGTTCTCGGAGACATCATATCATTTGGTGGCAATGCCGGCAGGATCTTTAATCGCTGGTCTGACGGAGAGATTGTAGCCCGTCTACGCCCGTTATGCATCGACATACAAGAATATGGCTTCAGAATTCACAGATGGGACACAGGAGAGGTCGTATATCATCAAAAACGACCCCCTCCTAACCCTGAAGCCCCAGTGTTGAACGGTCATAGAGGCGAGCTGCATGAGATTATCTTCAATTATGCACGTGATGAGCTGGGCATTCCAATTCATCTCGGCCAACGAGTGTCTGAGTATTTTGAGGACAATACACAAGCTGGTATCATACTGAAGACTGGAGAAAAG ATTACTGGCGACGTGGTGATAGGTGCTGATGGGGTGAGGTCAAAGGCAAGGGAGCTTGTTCTAGGATATGTCGACAAGCCCAAGAGCAGTGGATACGCTGTTTGGAGAGCATG GTTCTCGAACAAAGACATGATACAAGACCCCTGCACAAAGGAGTTCTGCGAGAACGGCGATACCTTCAACGGCTGGATCGGACAAGATGTGCACTTTTTGTTCTCGACCTTGAAAGGGGGTAAGGACTGCTGCTGGGTACTGACCCATAAAGATGACCACGATATCGATGAGTCATGGTCGTTCCCTGGTAAGATAGAAGAAGTGCTAGAGCTCCTGAAGGATTGGGATCCTACATGCCGAGCGATCGTGGAAAAAACGCCGTCAGTAGTTGATTGGAAACTGGTCTATCGCGATCCGTTACCGACTTGGATCAGCAACAAAGGGCGAATAGCActtcttggtgatgctgCTCATCCTTTCTTACCGACGAGTGCTCAAGGCGCAACTCAAGCTATGGAAGATGGCGTTACTGTTGCTGTCTGCTTGAAGCGTGCGGGGAAGAGTAACATCCCTGGTGCACTTAAGGCTCATCAGAGTCTGAG ATATGAGCGCGTGAAAGCGGTTCAGAAGACAGGAGAGTCAACCAGAGATCTTTGGCACAAGACGGATTGGGGTAAAGTCAAGGACAATCCTAGCAGCATCGGATTCCCGCGCGAGGATTGGATCCACCAATTTGATGCTGAACGGTATGCAGAGGAGAATTTCGAGAGTGCTTTCAGAACTCCATGGCATGAGGTCAAGGATAATGTTCTGGTCGATGAGGCCCCTACAATGGCGCAAGTAGCGGGCTAG
- a CDS encoding hypothetical protein (At least one base has a quality score < 10), with the protein MRLVKPLVFCPKGLWEQMGTIGISRGRSWVLLWTIGQLTGDKTYNKLVTEGIQWQVGKGKDFMPANNTASMGNDDQSIWAFAALTAAEYGYPEPSEGQPEWLDLAVAVWEEQRARWDTEVAQKTCNGGLRWQIMMTNAGFDYKSTLANVLFFNLGARLARLTSNETYADYASKTWDWLETSELIDKETWAVYDGAQATEGTKNCSNVNQIQWSANSAGLTMGAAFMYNFTEGSDEWRKRTENLASATLETFFKKNGDFNEIACANSKGKCPRDIVMYKGFTHRWLAVATQVAPFTASSILPVLRKSAEGLKAEGNGGDALEQKFSNFVVVSNLLIDDSSAPGHQNETGKTDKAEDSPSSTSTPVSKSSSAEAEGNSAIKLTGSSSFLALSVLIMASQWIL; encoded by the exons ATGAGACTGGTCAAACCCCTGGTCTTCTGCCCGAAAGGACTATGGGAACAGATGGGTACTATTGGTATCAGTCGGGGGCGTTCATGGGTTCTTTTGTGGACTATTGGGCAATTGACAGGCGACAAGACCTACAACAAGCTCGTTACGGAGGGCATTCAATGGCAGGTTGGCAAGGGAAAGGACTTCATGCCCGCCAACAACACTGCGAGCATGGGCAACGACGACCAGTCTATTTGGGCCTTTGCTGCACTGACAGCCGCCGAATATGGCTATCCTGAACCCTCTGAAGGCCAACCTGAAtggcttgatcttgccgTTGCAGTCTGGGAAGAGCAACGCGCACGATGGGACACAGAAGTAGCGCAGAAGACCTGCAATGGCGGTCTTCGATGGCAAATCATGATGACCAATGCTGGTTTCGATTACAAGTCGA CACTTGCCAATGTTCTTTTCTTCAATCTTGGCGCTCGTCTCGCTAGACTCACATCCAACGAGACATACGCCGACTATGCCTCAAAGACCTGGGACTGGCTCGAGACTAGTGAGTTAATCGACAAGGAGACTTGGGCAGTCTATGATGGTGCTCAAGCTACAGAGGGAACCAAGAACTGCTCAAATGTCAACCAGATCCAGTGGTCTGCCAATTCGGCAGGACTAACCATGGGTGCTGCATTCATGTACAACTTT ACTGAAGGATCAGATGAATGGAGGAAACGTACCGAGAACCTCGCATCAGCAACCTTGGAGACATTCTTCAAAAAGAATGGTGACTTCAATGAGATCGCGTGTGCGAATAGCAAAGGAAAATGCCCTCGCGACATCGTCATGTACAAAGGCTTCACGCACCGATGGCTTGCCGTGGCCACCCAGGTGGCTCCCTTCACAGCCAGTTCCATACTCCCTGTCCTTCGAAAATCGGCCGAGGGCCTGAAGGCAGAGGGAAATGGGGGTGATGCTTTGGAACAGAAGTTCTCTAactttgttgttgtttccAACTTGTTGATCGATGACTCTTCTGCCCCTGGACATCAGAATGAGACCGGCAAGACGGACAAGGCGGAGGACTCTCCCTCTTCGACATCCACGCCTGTTTCCAAGTCGTCGtctgctgaggctgagggcAACTCTGCCATCAAGCTCACAGGTTCAAGTAGCTTCCTGGCTTTATCCGTTCTTATAATGGCTTCCCAATGGATCTTGTAG
- a CDS encoding serine/threonine protein kinase, with protein MIDGMVKPSKPRLRVRGAKRTTSYVTSPEVLNASQSQQLPNSSATSHYEPPGIPNWGEAPSRSEIDLKPGTGQGSIHISVLSQRESTSTFRSISDMGHRKWLESLVSYRMSASIFGDVQDSEAPMVDIDIFSVWEALMNACRKPAIDHTGKQEFIPLGQLLRILSPRNVEKILNQSFTDEALISLVNEVYGADGEPRRLKIMATLILVNGLSFLLDFVNAKVEDSQLPVTVRRQGQQPILYDREKNEIEPSKDWTWSYPQAEYFTMKQMQLCSLFCTIDEEGQFMDHFRLPADFVLPFVDSEPPEIRSGGYGKVTKVFIEPSHLWYRGKYPKPKCFAIKAVQHSSIDHPSEADSLARRLVIKKLADREHLHQLLFSFRRADYYYLVFEWADGDLTDLWKTMPSLYRPDIYEDARWFFRQCAGIVRSLGSLHEQRSSYTASTMEEIVHVALAGKYGRHSDIKPQNLLWFGDYQGDKKDHLVIADLGLTQFNTSQSKSHASWAGIKGYTQTYKAPESEVSREVGARYDIWSLGCVFLEHASVFLMRDDSSVKAFSDSRLEEDRHRNRKGNYHSDTFYNVITEENSTDAYTPIGSSVIRGEVKEAVMKMIQGLKDHNLCAPSMCDFLDLISEGMLVPNQSVRYTAGMVLRALKDIQLRCEQDRRYACSSRHLPLEDQLESIPDSHIPSRQSQILAGISGGQDGARANFDSSHMEASVDAAGADLEAMKMLNELRHMSNDITLSPGNLQLQMPQIQFDGSVAGLLQESSPISDLIHKLESFSIREKT; from the exons ATGATTGACGGTATGGTCAAACCTTCTAAACCTCGTTTAAGAGTGAGGGGGGCAAAGAGGACCACTTCATATGTGACATCACCAGAAGTCCTCAATGCATCGCAAAGTCAACAGTTACCCAACTCATCAGCGACCTCTCATTATGAGCCTCCAGGTATCCCCAATTGGGGAGAAGCGCCATCTCGTTCCGAAATCGACTTGAAGCCTGGGACAGGGCAAGGGTCTATCCATATTTCAGTATTATCTCAGAGAGAAAGCACATCAACGTTTCGGAGTATCTCTGATATGGGTCACCGTAAATGGCTTGAGTCATTAGTTTCTTATAGAATGTCTGCAAGTATTTTTGGGGATGTTCAGGATTCGGAGGCACCAATGGTTGACATCGATATCTTCTCTGTCTGGGAAGCCCTGATGAATGCCTGCAGGAAGCCCGCCATTGATCATACTGGTAAGCAAGAGTTTATACCTCTGGGACAGCTTCTTCGGATTCTAAGCCCAAGGAATGTTGAAAAGATACTAAATCAAAGTTTCACGGATGAAGCTTTGATAAGCCTTGTCAACGAGGTATATGGAGCTGATGGCGAACCACGAAGACTTAAGATCATGGCTACACTGATATTGGTGAATGGACTGAGCTTTCTACTAGACTTTGTCAATGCAAAGGTAGAAGATAGTCAGCTTCCAGTTACCGTCCGGCGACAGGGGCAGCAACCTATTTTATACGATCgtgagaagaatgagataGAACCTTCAAAAGATTGGACTTGGTCCTATCCCCAAGCCGAATACTTTACTATGAAGCAGATGCAATTATGCAGCCTGTTCTGCACtatcgatgaagaaggacaGTTCATGGATCATTTTCGCCTCCCTGCAGATTTCGTCCTACCATTCGTGGATTCTGAGCCCCCTGAGATTCGGTCTGGAGGATATGGTAAAGTCACAAAGGTCTTCATCGAGCCGTCGCACTTATGGTACCGGGGTAAGTACCCGAAACCAAAGTGCTTCGCTATCAAGGCTGTTCAGCACAGCTCAATAGACCACCCAAGTGAAGCAGACTCTCTCGCACGACGGTTGGTtatcaagaagctcgcaGACAGagaacatcttcatcagcttcttttctcctttcgtCGGGCCGACTACTACTATCTCGTTTTCGAATGGGCTGATGGCGATCTGACTGATCTATGGAAAACAATGCCAAGCTTATACCGCCCCGATATCTACGAAGACGCGCGTTGGTTCTTCCGCCAATGCGCCGGTATTGTGCGGAGCCTGGGTAGTCTTCACGAGCAGCGCTCGTCCTACACTGCTAGCACTATGGAGGAAATAGTTCACGTTGCATTGGCAGGAAAGTACGGACGGCACAGCGATATAAAGCCGCAAAATTTGCTTTGGTTTGGTGATTATCAAGGGGATAAGAAAGATCATCTAGTCATCGCCGATCTTGGTCTTACCCAGTTCAACACGTCACAGTCCAAGTCCCATGCGTCGTGGGCTGGTATTAAAGGTTATACGCAAACCTACAAAGCACCTGAGAGTGAAGTAAGCCGTGAGGTTGGCGCCAGATACGATATTTGGTCCCTTGGCTGCGTGTTTCTGGAGCATGCGTCTGTGTTTCTGATGCGAGATGATAGCTCTGTCAAGGCCTTCTCAGACAGCAGACTAGAGGAGGATCGTCATCGGAACAGAAAAGGGAATTATCATAGCGACACTTTCTACAATGTGATCACAGAGGAGAATTCTACAGACGCGTACACACCGATTGGAAGCAGTGTCATCCGGGGGGAGGTCAAAGAAGCAGTTATGAAA ATGATTCAAGGTCTAAAAGACCATAACTTGTGTGCTCCTTCGATGTGTGACTTCTTAGATCTCATCAGTGAAGGGATGCTAGTACCGAATCAGTCTGTTCGATATACTGCCGGTATGGTATTGAGAGCTCTTAAAGATATCCAGCTCCGTTGTGAACAGGATCGCCGGTACGCTTGCTCATCAAGACACTTGCCATTGGAGGATCAGTTGGAGTCAATTCCCGATAGCCACATTCCTTCAAGACAGTCTCAGATCTTGGCAGGTATCTCAGGAGGACAAGACGGAGCCAGGGCCAACTTTGACTCATCTCACATGGAGGCAAGCGTTGATGCTGCGGGTGCCGACCTGGAAGCAATGAAAATGCTTAATGAGTTGCGTCACATGAGCAACGACATCACCCTATCCCCAGGTAATCTACAGCTCCAGATGCCCCAGATTCAATTTGATGGGTCTGTAGCAGGGCTTTTGCAAGAATCCAGCCCTATCAGCGATTTGATCCATAAACTTGAGTCATTCTCCATCAGAGAAAAGACTTGA
- a CDS encoding oxidoreductase, with protein sequence MAPRRFSTEPADASPLGQPLKFEFSGKSAKNRFMKAAMTERLSTWDPKVLEKRGVPTPELINVYRRWGEGDFGVILTGNVMIEYDQLEAAGNPIVPRDAPVSGERFEAFKELATVSKKHGSLIVAQVSHPGRQVADNIQKNPISPSDVQLEGEVMGMHFAKPKPMDEQDFKNVIEGFAHAAEFFYKAGYDGIQLHGAHGYLLAQFLSPTTNKRTDKYGGSIENRSRIIFEIADAIRARVPDKSFSLSIKVNSVEFQEGGFSTDDCKVLCKQLEQHGFDFVELSGGTYQSLAFSHRRESSKKREAFFLEFAEKIIPELTKTKAYVTGGLRTVKAMNEALKTVHGIGLARPVTNEFDLPAKILKGEANSAIDTLLDEQNFGITNVAAGTQIRLVGKDKHPLDLSREDHKRIFEESMQKWGEGMAHNDDQSKYGYVDIEGVKLEPYGQAYAAA encoded by the exons ATGGCACCAAGACGATTCTCTACTGAACCTGCAGACGCAAGCCCTTTGGGCCAGCCTCTCAAATTCGAGTTCAGCGGTAAAAGCGCCAAGAACCGATTTATGAAGGCTGCAATGACAGAACGACTCTCAACCTGGGATCCCAAAGTCCTTGAGAAGCGAGGCGTTCCTACACCAGAACTTATCAACGTCTACCGACGATGGGGCGAGGGAGATTTCGGTGTTATCCTGACTGGAAATGTTATGATTGAGTATGACCAGCTCGAGGCTGCTGGAAACCCGATCGTGCCCCGAGATGCACCTGTGTCCGGTGAGCGGTTTGAAGCGTTCAAGGAATTGGCAACTGTTAGCAAGAAGCATGGAAGCTTGATTGTTGCACAGGTCAGCCATCCTGGACGCCAGGTCGCCGATAACATTCAAAAGAACCCCATTTCTCCTAGTGATGTGCAACTGGAGGGTGAGGTGATGGGCATGCACTTtgccaagcccaagcccatgGATGAGCAAGACTTCAAGAATGTTATTGAGGGCTTTGCTCATGCTGCTGAGTTCTTTTACAAGGCCGGTTATGACGGTATCCAATTGCATGGTGCACA TGGCTATCTCTTGGCCCAATTCCTTTCACCTACGACAAACAAGAGAACAGACAAGTACGGCGGTTCCATCGAGAACCGATCTCGCATCATCTTCGAGATTGCCGATGCCATCCGTGCCCGTGTCCCCGATAAGTCATTCAGCCTTTCCATCAAGGTCAATAGCGTCGAGTTCCAAGAAGGCGGTTTCTCCACCGACGACTGCAAGGTCCTTTGCAAGCAACTCGAACAGCATGGCTTTGATTTTGTTGAGCTTTCTGGAGGAACTTATCAGAGCCTTGCCTTCTCTCATCGGCGCGAGAGTTCGAAGAAGCGAGAGGCTTTCTTCCTGGAATTCGCTGAAAAGATTATCCCTGAGCttaccaagaccaaggctTACGTCACCGGTGGCTTAAGGACAGTTAAGGCTATGAATGAGGCTCTCAAGACGGTTCATGGTATTGGCTTGGCACGACCCGTTACTAATGAGTTCGACTTGCCTGCCAAGATCCTCAAGGGTGAGGCTAACAGCGCAATCGACACTTTGCTCGATGAGCAGAACTTTGGTATCACCAATGTTGCTGCTGGCACACA AATCCGACTGGTTGGTAAGGATAAGCATCCTCTTGATTTGAGTCGCGAGGATCACAAGCGAATTTTCGAAGAATCCATGCAGAAGTGGGGTGAGGGTATGGCGCATAATGATGATCAGTCTAAGTACGGATATGTTGATATTGAAGGAGTCAAGTTGGAGCCATATGGCCAAGCTTATGCGGCGGCGTAA
- a CDS encoding pectate lyase yields the protein MQYRVIMTATLAIGAYAAPAPLITGAPSLSRRQDSESGSGGSGGSSVLDAPMTIAAGESFDGGNAIFDRGVSCTGQVEGGDSDAVFILEKGATLSNVRIGPNQIEGVHCNGGCTLNNVVWDAVCEDAFSIKKQEDGETTTINGGGATGAEDKVIQHNGGGTVIIKDFEVSDFGKLYRSCGNCKEMPARHVEISGGSASNGKILVGINPNMGDTAKISGIQLTNVPKECITFEGVTDGSEPKEVGTCDSNAGSGSGSGSGDSTEAPATPTTPADGSETPAASEVADPVETSADGSQGDDQSGDDQSSDNDDSDKDESDDDKKDDDSDDENKDEQSDNENQDQDSEPENQESADNQQAQPSQPNFSFGSGGFGGF from the exons ATGCAGTACCGTGTGATCATGACGGCCACTCTGGCCATTGGTGCCTATGCCGCTCCCGCTCCCCTCATTACTGGCGCTCCATCTCTCTCTCGTCGTCAGGATAGCGAGAGTGGCTCCGGTGGTTCTGGTGGAAGCAGTGTTCTCGATGCTCCCATGACCATTGCTGCCGGCGAGTCATTCGATGGTGGTAATGCCATCTTCGACCGTGGTGTTTCTTGCACTGGTCAGGTCGAGGGCGGCGACTCCGATGCCGTCTTCATTCTCGAGAAGGGTGCCACTCTTTCTAACGTCCGCATTG GTCCCAACCAGATCGAGGGCGTTCACTGCAACGGTGGCTGCACTCTCAACAACGTTGTCTGGGACGCCGTCTGCGAGGATGCTTTCTCCATCAAGAAGCAGGAAGATGGTGAGACCACCACCATCAACGGTGGCGGCGCTACCGGTGCCGAGGACAAGGTCATCCAGCACAACGGTGGAGGtaccgtcatcatcaaggacTTCGAGGTCTCTGACTTTGGCAAGCTCTACCGTAGCTGCGGTAACTGCAAGGAGATGCCCGCTCGCCACGTCGAGATCTCTGGCGGTTCTGCCAGCAACGGAAAGATCCTCGTCGGCATCAACCCTAACATGGGTGACACCGCCAAGATCTCCGGCATCCAGCTCACCAACGTTCCCAAGGAGTGCATCACTTTCGAGGGTGTCACTGACGGCAGTGAGCCCAAGGAGGTTGGCACTTGTGACTCTAATGCTGGCTCTGGTTCGGGCTCTGGTTCTGGAGACTCTACTGAGGCCCCTGCTACCCCTACCACTCCTGCCGATGGCTCTGAGACCCCTGCCGCATCTGAGGTTGCTGACCCTGTTGAGACCTCCGCTGATGGCTCTCAGGGTGACGACCAGTCTGGTGACGATCAGTCTAGCGACAACGATGATAGTGACAAGGATGAGtctgatgatgacaagaaggacgacgactctgacgatgagaacaaggatgaaCAGTCCGACAACGAGAACCAGGACCAAGACTCTGAGCCTGAGAACCAGGAGAGCGCTGATAACCAGCAGGCccagccttctcagcctAACTTCAGCTTTGGAAGCGGTGGCTTCGGCGGCTTCTAA